The genomic region GCAGATCGAGGAGGCGCTCCTCGGCGAGCTGCGCCGCCCGGGTGCGCACCCGCTCGGTCTCCTCGTCGCGGACGAGCTGCAGCGCCACCTCGGCGAGGTCGCGGACCATCGACTCCACGTCGCGGCCCACGTAGCCCACCTCGGTGAACTTCGACGCCTCCACCTTCACGAAGGGCGCCGACGCCAGCTTCGCCAGGCGCCGGGCGATCTCGGTCTTTCCGACGCCGGTGGGCCCGATCATGATGATGTTCTTCGGCGCGATCTCGTCGCGCAGCGAAGGATCGACCTGCTGCCTGCGCCAGCGGTTGCGCAGCGCGATCGCCACCGCGCGCTTGGCGGCGCGCTGGCCGACGATGTAGCGGTCGAGCTCGCCGACGATCTCCCGGGGGGTCAGGTTCTTCACGGGCGCAGCTCCTCGTAGACGATGCGGTCGTTGGTGTAGACGCAGATGTCGGCGGCGATCCCCATCGCCTTCTCGGCGATCACCCGGGGATCGAGATCGGTGTTCTCGATCAGGGCCCGCGCGGCGGAGAGGGCGTAGATGCCGCCGCTGCCGATGGCGGCGACGCCGTGCTCCGGCTCGATCACGTCGCCGTTGCCGGTGAGGATCAGCGTGCGCTCGCGGTCCGCCACCAGCAGCATCGCGTTGAGCTGCCGCAGGTAGCGGTCGGTGCGCCACTCCTTGGCCAGCTCCACCGCCGCCCGGGTGAGGTTGCGGGCGTAGGCCTGCAGCTTCCCCTCGAATTTGTCGAAGAGGGTGAAGGCGTCGGCGGTGGCGCCGGCGAAGCCGGCGATCACCTGATCCTCGGCGAGGCGGCGCAGCTTGCGCGCGTTGCCCTTCATCACCGTGCGCTTGAGGCTGACCTGCCCGTCGCCGGCGAGGACCACGTGGGGGCCCCGGCGCACGGCGAGGATGGTGGTTCCGTGGAGCTCGATCGACATGCGGCCTCCGGCGCCGCTGTCGGCGCGCGTCGTGTCGCCGCATCTTAATGCCTCGCTCGCGTCTATCAGCAGCTTTCCGGTCGCCCCGCGCGACCCTAACCTGCCCTCGCTCGCATGCCCCAAGCGAGGCCTGAACGCTCCAGCCCGGCTTTCGCAAGCGGGACGCAAGGCAGCCGGTCACTGTTGACCAGGCCGAGGGTACTAGCGGCTGGAGGTACGACGTCACGACTGGGGCAAGGCCGTCATCCGGTCCTGGCAGTCCAGCGGCGCTCTCCTTGAGAGCGCAGTACCCGAGTCTCCCACTCATGGTAACCTCCGAAGCTGAAACGGCGGTTGTCCATTGTCTTGAGAAGGCTGAGTGCTCTGGCGGAGCGCCGCTGGCCGGCCTCCAACTCGGTACATTTCGAGCGCGGGTGGCAGTGCGTTTTGCTGCTGCCCGCGCCTGGCTTGAGGTTCAGATGAATTGGCACCGAGTCATCGTTCCCGTGATGGGGCTTCTGAGCATCTTGGCCGCCTGCCGAGACGAGACCCATCCGCCAATGAGCGAGCCGGCTGTAGGCGGTTCGGGCGGCGGCGGCACGGGCGGGACTTCGAACACCGGCGGGGCAGGCGGGGCAGGCGGGGCAGGCGGGACTGGCGGGGGCACGGGTGGGACCGGCGGCGAGGCCGGAACCAACGGAGACCTCGGCTGGCTCGATGAGGATTCCGTCTGGCGTGACCTCCCGGCTTCGTCGGAGGAGGCCGAGGTCAGAGTGCGCGAGTCCGTGCCTGGCACGCTACGCTTCCCACCGCTGGGTTGGACGGAGTGCGGGCAAGGTTGCGAATTCGTGGAGCTGACGACTGGAGATGAACTCTGGGCAGCAGCAATCGAAAACGTGACGACGGCTGATGGGCCCCGCGTCGTTGCCTCATTCCTCCAGCCACGGCCCGCCTACTGGTTCCGACGCCATGTGGATCTCCTGAGTGGCGAAACGACGATGGCGCTACGGATGGATTCCACGGCAACCAATCCCGATCCCAGCTCGCCGCCCCACGCTGGCAAGATCGGAGAGTCCGCCTATCTTACTACAATCTATTCCAACGGACTTATGCTTCGCGCTGTGTACGATGGGCGTGCCGCCAGTTGGGAATTCAAGTTCCCGTGGGCTGAGACCGAGGGAAATACGTGCGACAAATGGGCTGCGGATTCGAGCCCTCCCGCGATTTTTTTCGGATGCGAGAACGTCTCCGTGTTGGCCAGTCCGGGCTCCAACGAACTGACTGCCATCCCGGCAATCGCTATGTACGGTGCCGGGGCAGCCGGTCCAGGTATTTCAGTGTGGTCGGAGATCGCCGCCGGCACACCTCCGACTTCCTGGATTCGCGCATGGTCCGGTGGTGCCGCCGCCCGAAATATCGTTGGCCCAATGCCCGGCGCGGCGTGCGGCGTGGCTGCGAGCACAGACAGGATTGTTGGCGTCCGTAGCAGCGAAGGCTCGTCCACCGACTGCTATGATCAGATTGGGGCACCGGAGTTCTGGAGTGTGTCGCGCGATGGCGGAGCTGTCGCCTCTTGGAAGTTTCCGGATGTTACCGAAGCGTCTGTTTCCAGGGTTGTCACCTGGGGCGACTTTGCAGCCGCCCGCACTGTCTCGGGCTCGACCGATCTCCCACAGGCTGAGCGGTCGCATATCTGGCTGATCCGGCTGAGTGACGGGAGGATGCGCCGCTTCGCCCCAACGCCTGGCTTTGAATGGAGGGGTTCCCTCTTGGCCCTCGACGACACGTTCCTCTACGTCGGTGAAAACCGTGCCGAGCATAGGTCGAGTTTCAACAAGATCATCCGATATCACATCGAAGATTTCGATGAGATCGGCTCCGTTGTTGAATAGACATTCACGCTAGCTCGCGCACCGTTTGCTTCTGGCGATAACAGACGACCGCAAGCTCCAGCCGCTCGGTCGGGAGCTTCGGATGAACGCGAGCACGCGCTAGCCCTCCGCGTTTTTGCCCCGGTTTGCGAAACATCGTTCGCCAGATCGCCGTCCGAGACGGGCTCCTCACGCCCGCGGATGGGCCTTGTCGTAGACCGCCATCAGCTGCTCCACGCTCACGTGGGTGTAGCGCTGGGTCGTCGAGATCGAGGCGTGGCCGAGCAGCTCCTGGATGCCGCGGAGATCGGCGCCGTTGTCGAGGAGGTGGGTCGCGAAGCTGTGGCGCAGCGCGTGGGGGTGGACCTTGCGCTGCAGGGCGAGCAGCGCCACGTAGCGGTCGATCATGCGCGCCACCCAGCGCATGGTGAGCCTGCCGCCGCGGTAGTTGTTGAAGAGCGCGTGGGGGTCCTGCCCGGGGCGGGTCTTCGAAAAGAGCATCGGCCGCAGGGCGAGCCAGGCCTCCAGCGCGGCGAAGGCCTTGCGGCCCAGCGGCACCACCCGCTCCTTGTTGCCCTTGCCGCGGACGCGCACGAGGCGGCTCGAGCGATCGAGCGAGGCGAGGTCGAGGCCGCAGACCTCCGCGCAGCGCAGGCCCCCGCCGTAGAGCACCTCGAGGATGGCCCGGTCCCGGGCCCCCAGCGGCGAGTCGGCCCGGGGCGTCTCGAGGAGCGCCGTCACCTCGTCGATGGGCACCACCTTGGGCAGGTGCTTCTTCTGCTTCGGCGTCGCCACCAGCGTGCCGGGGTTCGCCTCCACCAGGCCGCGGGACTGCATCCATTTGTAGAGCGAGCGGATCGCCGAGAGCTTGCGGGCGATCGAGGCGGGCTCGAGCTCGCCGTGCATGCGGGCGAGATAGCCGCGCAGGGTGAGGGTGTCGACGCGGAGCAGATCGATGCGCTTCTCCGCGAGCCAGTGCTGGAATTGGCGCAGGTCGCCCTCGTACTCGCCGAGGGTGCGCTTCGAGTAGCGCTTCTCCACGGCGAGGTGGCGCAGGAAGCCCGCCACCCGCTCGTCCAGCTCCGCCGCCTTGGGCAGCACCACCTTCTTCGCACCGGCCATGGCGCGAGGGTACAGCAGCCTCGGCCCCCGTCCAGCAGCAGCGCTGTGGATGCCGCACGCAAAAGGCCGCCGCCTCCCGACGGGAAGCAGCGGCCCCATCGCGCGCACCGGGCTCTACTTCTGCTGCGCAGCCACCGGCTTCTCGAAGGCAGGCGGCTCGGCGACGTAGACGCCGAGGCGCTTCTGGTCGAGGACCGCGTAGGCGATCTGGTCGCCCTCGCCGCCGACGAAACGCGTGCCGTGGGCGACCATGCGATCGAGGGTCTTCGGCCCTGCCGATCCGTCCGCCGGGACCGCCGCCACGTCGAGGGCGTCGGCGTCGGTGCGGGCGTAGGTGATCATCAGCATCGACTCGTCGTGCGGATCCGGCTCGTAGGTGAAGATGCCGGTGGCGATCTTCCGGGCGGGCTCGGAGGGCTTCTCCACCGACACCGCATGCAGATCGCAGGAGCGCGCATTGCGCGTGCACTCGGTGCGGAAGAAGAGGCGGTCGTCCTTGCCGGAGAAGGAGTAGCCGAAGACGCCCCGCCCCACCCGCACCGGCTTCTCGTCCTTGCCGATCCGGT from Vulgatibacter sp. harbors:
- the hslV gene encoding ATP-dependent protease subunit HslV, which translates into the protein MSIELHGTTILAVRRGPHVVLAGDGQVSLKRTVMKGNARKLRRLAEDQVIAGFAGATADAFTLFDKFEGKLQAYARNLTRAAVELAKEWRTDRYLRQLNAMLLVADRERTLILTGNGDVIEPEHGVAAIGSGGIYALSAARALIENTDLDPRVIAEKAMGIAADICVYTNDRIVYEELRP
- the xerC gene encoding tyrosine recombinase XerC encodes the protein MAGAKKVVLPKAAELDERVAGFLRHLAVEKRYSKRTLGEYEGDLRQFQHWLAEKRIDLLRVDTLTLRGYLARMHGELEPASIARKLSAIRSLYKWMQSRGLVEANPGTLVATPKQKKHLPKVVPIDEVTALLETPRADSPLGARDRAILEVLYGGGLRCAEVCGLDLASLDRSSRLVRVRGKGNKERVVPLGRKAFAALEAWLALRPMLFSKTRPGQDPHALFNNYRGGRLTMRWVARMIDRYVALLALQRKVHPHALRHSFATHLLDNGADLRGIQELLGHASISTTQRYTHVSVEQLMAVYDKAHPRA